The proteins below are encoded in one region of Pseudonocardia sp. DSM 110487:
- a CDS encoding helix-turn-helix transcriptional regulator translates to MQRDQLADFLRRRREAIRPAEVGIADGPRRRTTGLRREEVAMLAGMSVDYVVRLEQGRSSQPSTQLLGALARALRLSEDERDHLFHLAGHRPPPADGAARLARAGLLRMLDLLGDTPALVASDLGEVLAQNRAAVLMAGDHAGFSGDRRYPVYRWFTEPAARAGRPPEEHQHHARSLVADLRVAAGRRSGDADVAGLVERLRAASADFRRLWAEHEVAVRRADRKTFLHPRVGPLLMDCETLVTPDHGQQLLVLTPADADTRERLELLRVLGVEEFPPSFTA, encoded by the coding sequence GTGCAGCGTGACCAGCTCGCCGACTTCCTGCGCCGCCGCCGTGAGGCGATCCGCCCGGCCGAGGTCGGCATCGCCGACGGCCCGCGCCGCCGCACCACCGGTCTGCGTCGGGAGGAGGTGGCGATGCTCGCCGGCATGTCCGTCGACTACGTGGTGCGCCTCGAGCAGGGACGCAGCAGCCAGCCCTCGACCCAGCTGCTCGGCGCGCTGGCCAGGGCCCTGCGCCTGTCCGAGGACGAGCGCGACCACCTGTTCCACCTGGCAGGCCACCGGCCCCCGCCCGCAGACGGGGCGGCCCGTCTGGCTCGCGCCGGCCTGCTGCGGATGCTCGACCTGCTCGGCGACACCCCGGCGCTGGTGGCGTCCGACCTGGGCGAGGTGCTCGCCCAGAACCGGGCGGCCGTGCTGATGGCCGGAGACCACGCCGGCTTCTCCGGCGATCGGCGCTACCCCGTGTACCGGTGGTTCACCGAACCCGCGGCTCGCGCAGGCCGCCCGCCCGAGGAGCACCAGCACCACGCCCGTTCGCTCGTGGCCGACCTGCGCGTAGCCGCGGGCCGCCGGTCCGGCGACGCCGACGTCGCCGGGCTCGTCGAGCGGTTGCGAGCCGCGAGCGCCGACTTCCGCCGGCTCTGGGCCGAGCACGAGGTGGCGGTCCGGCGCGCCGACCGCAAGACCTTCCTGCATCCACGGGTGGGTCCCTTGCTGATGGACTGCGAGACCCTCGTGACTCCCGACCATGGTCAGCAGCTGCTGGTGCTCACTCCGGCGGACGCCGATACCCGCGAGCGGCTGGAGCTGCTGCGGGTGCTCGGCGTCGAGGAGTTCCCTCCGAGCTTCACAGCTTGA
- a CDS encoding bifunctional 3-(3-hydroxy-phenyl)propionate/3-hydroxycinnamic acid hydroxylase — protein sequence MGATDQADVVVVGYGPVGMAMAALLGRAGHRVVVLERYSGLYNLPRAAIFDDETMRTFATLGIADGLLPKLHVQRNYEWRNGAGELLIEHDFAETGRCGWAEWYMMFQPELEDALDGVCRAMPRVEVRHNSPVTAVSQDADGATLTVDGGGRVTAPFVVACDGGNSFVREHLGVAEQDFGFAEPWMVCDFRFRRPVAVPTARQVGDPDGPTSIISLGPRHHRFSFMLDSAEDFGVQCDPDKVWARVRRYLDPEDAELIRVATYTFRSRVAERWRVGRVLLAGDAAHQMPPFLGQGMCSGVRDAQNIAFKLDLVLRGQAHETLLDTYQTERDPHVRAVIEKGIELGRLQTIRDPERAAARDRELLARRAAAVAPDKIRFPGLGPGMLAAGGGSLSVQGIVDDGRRRGRLDQVVGTGFQLLVAPAALDRLGDRLDALRRAGVAVAAPGRQAGPAPLVADVDGRYATWFAELGCDAVAVRPDFYVFGTASGTGVTALAEDLLAATGPLATITRRTA from the coding sequence GTGGGCGCGACGGATCAGGCGGACGTCGTGGTCGTCGGGTACGGCCCGGTCGGGATGGCGATGGCCGCGCTGCTCGGGCGGGCCGGGCACCGGGTGGTCGTCCTCGAGCGGTACTCGGGGCTCTACAACCTCCCGCGTGCGGCGATCTTCGACGACGAGACGATGCGGACCTTCGCCACACTCGGCATCGCCGACGGCCTGCTCCCGAAGCTGCACGTCCAGCGGAACTACGAATGGCGCAACGGTGCGGGCGAGCTGCTCATCGAGCACGACTTCGCCGAGACGGGCCGCTGCGGCTGGGCCGAGTGGTACATGATGTTCCAGCCCGAGTTGGAGGACGCCCTCGACGGCGTCTGCCGGGCGATGCCGCGGGTCGAGGTCCGGCACAACAGCCCGGTCACCGCCGTGTCGCAGGACGCGGACGGGGCGACGCTGACCGTCGACGGCGGCGGGCGGGTGACCGCGCCGTTCGTCGTGGCCTGCGACGGGGGCAACAGCTTCGTGCGCGAGCACCTCGGGGTTGCGGAGCAGGACTTCGGCTTCGCAGAGCCGTGGATGGTGTGCGACTTCCGGTTCCGGCGCCCGGTCGCCGTGCCGACGGCTCGGCAGGTCGGCGACCCGGATGGCCCGACATCGATCATCTCGCTCGGGCCGCGCCACCACCGGTTCAGCTTCATGCTCGACTCGGCGGAGGACTTCGGGGTCCAGTGCGATCCGGACAAGGTGTGGGCGCGGGTGCGCCGCTACCTCGACCCGGAGGACGCCGAGCTGATCCGGGTGGCCACCTACACGTTTCGCTCCCGGGTGGCCGAGCGCTGGCGCGTCGGCCGGGTGTTGCTGGCCGGGGACGCCGCGCACCAGATGCCGCCGTTCCTCGGCCAGGGCATGTGCTCGGGCGTGCGGGACGCGCAGAACATCGCGTTCAAGCTCGACCTCGTCCTGCGGGGACAGGCCCACGAGACCCTGCTCGACACCTACCAGACCGAGCGCGATCCGCACGTGCGTGCCGTGATCGAGAAGGGCATCGAGCTCGGCAGGCTGCAGACGATCCGCGACCCGGAGCGCGCCGCGGCGCGCGACCGGGAGCTGCTGGCCCGCCGCGCCGCGGCGGTGGCGCCGGACAAGATCCGCTTTCCCGGGCTGGGCCCCGGCATGCTCGCCGCCGGCGGCGGGTCGTTGTCGGTTCAGGGCATCGTCGACGACGGGCGGCGTCGCGGCCGGCTCGACCAGGTCGTCGGCACGGGGTTCCAGCTCCTCGTGGCTCCGGCCGCGCTCGACCGCCTCGGGGACCGGCTGGACGCGCTGCGCCGCGCGGGGGTCGCGGTCGCCGCTCCCGGCCGGCAAGCCGGGCCAGCCCCGCTCGTCGCCGACGTCGACGGCAGGTACGCGACCTGGTTCGCCGAGCTCGGGTGCGACGCGGTCGCCGTCCGGCCCGACTTCTACGTCTTCGGAACCGCGAGCGGAACGGGCGTCACCGCGCTGGCCGAGGACCTGCTCGCCGCCACCGGTCCGCTCGCGACCATCACCCGCCGCACGGCCTGA
- a CDS encoding NDMA-dependent alcohol dehydrogenase → MKTTAAVLWERGGPWSVEEVDLDPPKAGEVLVELGGSGLCHSDEHVLTGDLPWPLPMIGGHEGAGTILETGAGVDWLEPGDRVIFGFLPSCGRCAACSTGMQNLCELGAHLGAGTQISDHTARHHARGQDLGLMCLLGTFARHTVVSEANCIKIDGDVALDKACLLGCGVVTGWGSAVNAGGVKPGDTTVVVGVGGIGINAVQGAALAGSEFLVAVDPVEFKRQKAIEFGATHAVATSEEATELVAGLTHGRGANVVVNTMGVGTGEQIAKSLAMTAKRGTVVVTNLHEATETTVSMSALDLVLMEKRVVGSLFGTANPRRDIPRLLDLYRHGKLKLDELATRSYKLEDVNAGYQDMRDGHNLRGVITF, encoded by the coding sequence ATGAAGACGACCGCGGCAGTGCTGTGGGAACGCGGTGGGCCCTGGAGTGTCGAGGAGGTCGACCTCGACCCGCCCAAGGCAGGCGAGGTCCTTGTCGAGTTGGGCGGCAGCGGGCTGTGCCACTCCGACGAGCACGTGCTCACCGGCGACCTGCCATGGCCGCTGCCGATGATCGGCGGGCACGAGGGCGCGGGCACGATCCTCGAGACCGGCGCCGGAGTCGACTGGCTCGAGCCGGGAGACCGCGTGATCTTCGGGTTCCTCCCGTCGTGCGGCCGGTGCGCGGCGTGCTCGACGGGCATGCAGAACCTGTGCGAGCTCGGCGCGCACCTCGGTGCGGGCACCCAGATCAGCGATCACACCGCCCGCCACCACGCCCGTGGGCAGGACCTCGGCCTGATGTGCCTGCTGGGCACCTTCGCCCGGCACACCGTGGTCAGCGAGGCCAACTGCATCAAGATCGACGGGGACGTCGCGCTGGACAAGGCGTGCCTCCTCGGCTGCGGAGTTGTGACGGGCTGGGGTTCGGCGGTCAACGCGGGCGGCGTGAAACCCGGCGACACCACCGTGGTCGTGGGCGTTGGCGGCATCGGCATCAACGCGGTGCAGGGCGCGGCGCTCGCCGGCTCCGAGTTCCTGGTCGCCGTCGACCCGGTCGAGTTCAAGCGGCAGAAGGCGATCGAGTTCGGCGCCACCCACGCCGTCGCCACGAGCGAGGAGGCGACCGAGCTCGTCGCCGGGCTCACCCATGGGCGCGGTGCCAACGTCGTGGTCAACACGATGGGCGTCGGCACCGGCGAGCAGATCGCGAAGAGCCTGGCCATGACCGCAAAGCGCGGCACGGTCGTGGTGACCAACCTGCACGAGGCCACCGAGACGACGGTCTCGATGTCCGCGCTCGACCTCGTCCTGATGGAGAAGCGGGTGGTCGGTTCGCTGTTCGGCACGGCGAACCCGCGTCGTGACATCCCACGGCTGCTCGACCTGTACCGGCACGGCAAGCTCAAGCTCGACGAGCTGGCCACCCGCAGTTACAAGCTGGAGGACGTCAACGCCGGCTACCAGGACATGCGGGACGGGCACAACCTCCGCGGAGTGATCACGTTCTAA
- a CDS encoding MFS transporter — MTNQRIMLTLAALFAALEGYDLACYGVTVPSLLADGGIGADKVSAGTVGSLVAVGMLVGAATSAALIRRLGSRRLLFGGATVFSAGMLVCAVAPTFALFGAARLVVGIGLGIVLPTVTAYVADLSAPERRSRNIGIMMAGYAGGALFAPLLGAAMLPESSWRWIYVIGAVPAAVLIPAAIRLLPESPVTPSQATARTEGDLMGLRPLLARGVRGATLLFWVISFCGLLLVFGISTWLPTIMQTAGYSLGSSLLQTAAMWVGAGVGMVAGGRVADKVGVKPVVVVAFLAGSAGLLLMSARPALAVLFLLMFVSGLGFIGSQVLTNAFVVTRYSDALRGPAIGWALSVGRLGAITGPVLGAWILSSGLGVQWNFYLFAVPGVLGATLAALVPIIRAPRATPAAEPGYV, encoded by the coding sequence ATGACCAACCAACGGATCATGCTCACCCTCGCGGCGCTGTTCGCCGCGCTCGAGGGTTACGACCTCGCCTGCTACGGCGTGACCGTCCCGTCCCTGCTCGCCGACGGTGGCATCGGCGCCGACAAGGTCTCCGCCGGCACCGTCGGGTCACTCGTGGCCGTCGGCATGCTGGTCGGCGCCGCCACGTCGGCCGCGCTCATCCGGCGGTTGGGCAGCCGCCGGCTGTTGTTCGGCGGCGCCACCGTCTTCTCCGCCGGGATGCTGGTGTGCGCCGTCGCTCCCACCTTCGCGCTGTTCGGCGCCGCGCGCCTGGTCGTGGGCATCGGGCTGGGCATCGTCCTGCCGACAGTCACCGCCTACGTCGCCGACCTGTCCGCCCCGGAGCGGCGCAGCCGCAACATCGGGATCATGATGGCCGGCTACGCCGGAGGCGCCCTGTTCGCCCCGCTGCTGGGCGCGGCGATGCTGCCGGAGAGTTCATGGCGGTGGATCTACGTCATCGGCGCCGTCCCCGCCGCCGTCCTGATCCCCGCCGCGATCCGGCTCCTGCCCGAGAGCCCTGTCACCCCGTCGCAGGCCACGGCCCGCACCGAGGGCGACCTGATGGGATTGCGTCCGCTGCTGGCCCGCGGGGTCCGCGGGGCGACGCTGCTGTTCTGGGTGATCTCCTTCTGCGGGCTGCTGCTCGTCTTCGGGATCAGCACCTGGTTGCCGACGATCATGCAGACGGCCGGGTACTCCCTGGGCTCGTCCCTGTTGCAGACCGCCGCGATGTGGGTGGGAGCCGGGGTCGGCATGGTCGCGGGCGGCCGGGTGGCCGACAAGGTCGGCGTCAAGCCGGTCGTCGTCGTCGCGTTCCTCGCCGGCTCGGCCGGACTGCTGCTGATGAGCGCCCGGCCCGCGCTGGCGGTCCTGTTCCTGCTGATGTTCGTCAGCGGACTCGGATTCATCGGATCCCAGGTGCTGACCAACGCCTTCGTCGTCACCCGCTACTCCGATGCGCTGCGCGGACCGGCGATCGGCTGGGCGCTGTCGGTCGGCAGGCTCGGCGCGATCACCGGGCCGGTGCTGGGCGCCTGGATCCTGTCCTCGGGTCTGGGCGTGCAGTGGAACTTCTACCTGTTCGCGGTCCCGGGTGTGCTCGGCGCGACCCTCGCGGCGCTCGTGCCGATCATCCGGGCGCCCCGCGCCACCCCGGCGGCTGAGCCCGGCTACGTATAG
- a CDS encoding IclR family transcriptional regulator gives MVAGDSDARQGIQSVEIAMTVLQALEQGLGPMSLTQIAAAAGMGASKAHRYLVSLSRVGLVSQSRSSGLYDLGPSMRRLGMEALRRMDEVGLASEFLPGLRDRTTHAVNLAVWGEGGPVVVRWDYGAHALPITVRVGATLPMLSSSVGRVYLTYLPEILTGPVVRGELTSGGHAIPAEDELDRIRAEVRSTGAAVTSGGVIPGVTSVAAPVFAAGESLPLVVAIAMPARQATETVLRDVTAELIHTTATMSAELGHAGPTSRASGA, from the coding sequence GTGGTAGCCGGGGACTCCGACGCGAGGCAGGGCATCCAGTCGGTCGAGATCGCGATGACCGTGCTGCAGGCCCTCGAGCAGGGGCTGGGGCCGATGAGCCTCACCCAGATCGCCGCGGCCGCCGGCATGGGCGCGAGCAAGGCCCACCGCTACCTGGTGAGCCTGAGCCGGGTCGGTCTCGTCAGCCAGTCCCGCAGCTCCGGCCTCTACGACCTCGGCCCGTCCATGCGGCGGCTCGGTATGGAGGCTCTGCGCCGCATGGACGAGGTCGGGCTCGCATCGGAGTTCCTGCCGGGTCTGCGGGACCGCACCACCCACGCCGTGAACCTCGCGGTGTGGGGGGAGGGCGGCCCGGTGGTCGTGCGCTGGGACTACGGCGCTCACGCGCTGCCGATCACGGTGCGGGTCGGTGCGACGCTGCCCATGCTGTCCTCGTCGGTCGGTCGGGTGTACCTCACGTACCTTCCCGAGATCCTCACCGGACCCGTCGTCCGCGGCGAGCTCACGTCGGGAGGACACGCGATCCCCGCCGAGGACGAGCTGGACCGGATCCGCGCCGAGGTCCGCAGCACCGGTGCCGCCGTCACCTCGGGCGGGGTCATTCCCGGCGTCACCTCGGTCGCCGCGCCCGTGTTCGCGGCGGGCGAGTCACTTCCACTGGTCGTCGCCATCGCCATGCCTGCCCGGCAGGCGACCGAGACCGTGCTCAGGGACGTGACCGCCGAGCTGATCCACACCACGGCGACGATGTCGGCCGAGCTGGGACACGCAGGCCCCACCAGCCGGGCGAGCGGCGCCTGA
- a CDS encoding amidohydrolase family protein: MRTIGLEEHFVTPELEGYGAGTATVAQPGRWAEASRRLLDLTGERLEAMDAAGLDVQVLSLNSPGIQAEPDLGVAVSRAAAVNDLLAATIEAHPSRFAGFAALPLQDPQAAAKELERSVTQLGLRGALVNAHTHGRYLDDPALRVVWEHAEGLDVPLYLHPANGVDAAHVLSGHPELIGPMWSWGTDTASHALRLVFGGVFDDFPGAKLLLGHMGEGLPYVLWRLDSRWGFHNHHGIELHRGLPSAYLRHNLYITTSGVCSAPPLQCALAALGPDHVLFGTDYPFEEMDVATEFLRTAPIDEGDRAKIAHTNAERLLKL; the protein is encoded by the coding sequence ATGCGGACGATCGGTCTCGAGGAGCACTTCGTCACGCCAGAACTGGAGGGGTACGGGGCCGGCACCGCGACCGTCGCGCAGCCCGGCCGGTGGGCCGAGGCCTCGCGACGGCTGCTCGACCTCACGGGTGAGCGGCTGGAGGCGATGGACGCAGCCGGTCTCGACGTCCAGGTCCTGTCCCTGAACTCGCCGGGCATCCAGGCCGAACCGGACTTGGGCGTCGCCGTCTCGCGCGCCGCGGCCGTCAACGACCTGCTCGCGGCGACGATCGAGGCACACCCGAGCCGGTTCGCCGGCTTCGCCGCGCTACCCCTGCAGGACCCGCAGGCCGCGGCCAAGGAGCTGGAGCGCTCGGTCACCCAGCTCGGGCTCCGGGGCGCGCTGGTCAACGCCCACACCCACGGCCGCTACCTCGACGATCCAGCGCTGCGCGTCGTGTGGGAGCACGCCGAGGGCCTCGACGTCCCGCTGTACCTGCACCCGGCCAACGGCGTCGACGCCGCGCACGTCCTGTCCGGGCACCCCGAACTGATCGGCCCGATGTGGAGCTGGGGCACCGACACCGCATCCCACGCACTGCGGCTGGTCTTCGGCGGGGTGTTCGACGACTTCCCCGGGGCCAAGCTGCTGCTCGGGCACATGGGCGAGGGCCTGCCCTACGTGCTGTGGCGGCTGGACTCGCGGTGGGGCTTCCACAACCACCACGGCATCGAGCTGCATCGCGGCCTCCCCTCGGCGTACCTGCGGCACAACCTCTACATCACCACCAGCGGCGTCTGCTCCGCTCCGCCGCTGCAGTGCGCGTTGGCCGCGCTCGGCCCGGACCACGTGCTGTTCGGCACGGACTACCCGTTCGAGGAGATGGACGTGGCGACCGAGTTCCTGCGCACCGCCCCGATCGACGAGGGCGACCGGGCGAAGATCGCGCACACCAACGCAGAACGCCTGCTCAAGCTGTGA